A DNA window from Candidatus Poribacteria bacterium contains the following coding sequences:
- a CDS encoding HlyC/CorC family transporter, producing the protein MEVVPLLPYLIGLAGLLVLSGFFSGSETALCALTRVQIERLRLEKGSASAIVSFVDNPRRLFITVLFGNNLVNVSFAILMLWLVKQVLPQYTEVIQFATATVLSVVLMLIFGEMTPKSYAIKHAEFFSKVAAPPLWIFSIIISPLRGLLRRIIDFLVPVFGGHPSPIEHLTATDFRDIVDTYHEEALPPDERKIVSNILQLRDIEAKEIMVPRTEVVAVPTSNTIQETLKQAKQYGFSRIPVYQEQIDNICGIFYVKDLARWRHAPVNSLTLDAFLEKRDQISEASPNASLIRDPIFVLETRKIGALLLQLTREKTKMAILRDEYGGVSGIVTTEDIVEQVVGDIVDEHDRDDSPPDLVKHSEAPLLLETSGRMSIRELNQQFELKLSEDDVDTIGGYVLGLFGRIPSVGESYIDENGIEFEITATEGNAITSLFIKMPVTDSKTEV; encoded by the coding sequence ATGGAAGTTGTTCCACTACTCCCCTATCTGATCGGTTTAGCAGGGTTACTCGTCCTCTCAGGCTTTTTTTCTGGCTCCGAGACGGCTCTATGCGCACTGACTCGCGTTCAAATTGAAAGGCTCCGCCTTGAAAAGGGCAGCGCGTCTGCAATTGTCAGTTTTGTCGACAACCCACGCAGACTGTTTATCACCGTCCTATTTGGTAATAATCTTGTCAATGTCTCCTTCGCGATTCTGATGCTCTGGCTTGTTAAACAGGTGCTTCCGCAATATACAGAAGTGATCCAGTTTGCGACAGCTACAGTCCTCAGCGTCGTCCTCATGCTTATTTTCGGTGAGATGACTCCAAAATCTTACGCCATTAAGCATGCGGAATTCTTTTCAAAAGTCGCCGCCCCACCGCTATGGATATTTTCCATTATCATTTCGCCGTTACGCGGTTTGTTACGCAGAATCATCGACTTTCTTGTTCCAGTATTCGGTGGACACCCATCCCCTATAGAACACCTCACAGCAACAGATTTTAGAGACATTGTCGATACCTATCACGAAGAAGCACTCCCGCCCGATGAACGGAAAATTGTGAGCAATATTCTCCAATTACGTGACATCGAGGCAAAAGAGATTATGGTGCCACGGACTGAAGTCGTGGCAGTGCCGACATCAAACACTATTCAAGAAACATTAAAGCAAGCAAAGCAATACGGGTTTTCACGCATTCCTGTCTATCAAGAACAAATCGATAATATTTGTGGCATCTTCTACGTCAAAGATTTAGCACGCTGGCGACACGCCCCTGTGAATTCACTTACACTTGATGCTTTCCTCGAAAAGCGGGATCAGATTTCTGAAGCCTCGCCTAATGCTTCACTCATTCGCGATCCCATCTTTGTCCTTGAGACCCGTAAGATCGGGGCATTGTTACTACAACTCACACGCGAAAAAACCAAAATGGCGATCCTCCGCGATGAATATGGAGGCGTTTCAGGAATTGTTACCACCGAAGATATTGTCGAACAAGTCGTCGGAGACATTGTTGATGAACACGATAGAGACGACTCTCCACCTGATCTTGTCAAACACTCTGAAGCCCCGTTGTTACTTGAAACTTCTGGGCGTATGAGCATCCGCGAACTCAATCAGCAATTTGAATTAAAACTCAGTGAAGACGATGTAGACACCATTGGTGGCTATGTCCTCGGACTCTTTGGTCGCATTCCCTCCGTTGGCGAATCCTACATTGACGAAAACGGTATCGAATTTGAAATTACTGCTACAGAAGGCAATGCTATCACAAGTTTATTCATCAAAATGCCGGTTACTGACAGCAAAACTGAAGTGTAA
- the eda gene encoding bifunctional 4-hydroxy-2-oxoglutarate aldolase/2-dehydro-3-deoxy-phosphogluconate aldolase, translated as MTKLEQMQQIEACGIVAIIRANSADELIEAAAAIHAGGVNVIEVTMTTPNALQVINDVSSTYGDTVLVGAGSVLDAETARAVMLSGADFVVSPVTKLDVIEICNRYGKVVIPGAFTPTEILMAWETGADYVKVFPSSGVGADYIKDVKAPLPQIPLVPTGGINAENAADFITAGATALGVGSALVNNQLIAAGEFAILTERAKKLVKEVRRARSGSNAV; from the coding sequence ATGACAAAATTAGAACAGATGCAACAGATTGAAGCGTGTGGTATTGTGGCTATCATTCGCGCCAATAGCGCAGATGAATTGATTGAAGCAGCGGCGGCGATTCATGCCGGTGGTGTGAACGTAATTGAAGTGACGATGACAACACCGAACGCGTTACAAGTAATTAACGACGTTTCATCCACGTATGGAGATACCGTTCTCGTTGGTGCTGGATCGGTATTAGACGCAGAAACAGCACGCGCTGTAATGTTATCAGGTGCTGACTTTGTTGTCAGTCCTGTTACGAAACTGGATGTAATTGAGATTTGTAACCGCTACGGTAAAGTGGTGATTCCCGGGGCATTTACCCCAACCGAAATCTTGATGGCATGGGAAACAGGAGCAGACTATGTGAAGGTATTCCCATCAAGCGGTGTTGGTGCTGATTACATAAAAGACGTGAAGGCTCCGCTGCCGCAAATCCCGTTGGTTCCGACAGGTGGCATCAATGCGGAAAACGCGGCTGATTTTATCACGGCTGGTGCAACCGCTTTGGGAGTTGGAAGTGCGCTCGTTAACAACCAACTCATTGCGGCAGGTGAATTCGCAATCCTTACGGAGAGAGCTAAGAAGCTGGTGAAGGAGGTACGACGCGCCCGTTCAGGTTCTAATGCAGTTTAG
- a CDS encoding serine/threonine protein kinase: MQIDQLILGKYRLLEFLNSGGFSSVFRAREEMTNREVAIKALAKTAYPASRMKFLLTEFQAMSKIWGHPNIVSIHTVEPGEDDYVAWIVMEYVEGKSLHDLMQEGALSLTDTLNIGLDICRGLKAAHAHKIMHRDIKPQNILLTTGKEAKVADFSIARIFGETTEFAETMAGTRRYMAPEQHYGAYDYRADLYSTALILYQAVTGRFPFSGENKEIDKKKAAGEIEEIHRCPEVLRNFLQKALHRQLSERHQSADEMYEELDRIRQDEYVKQASQLIDASVNSNNPRLAEALERYRKTFRLSLADAERMNQNLFFQRRQNEENGKREKIATQVQRHYTLATRYIESQDFRSVLSELHKASRLCIDEQDLTETIDDVFDELSAANMVFPSSPTVEEIVVLIQKLPENENAVLRTWFEHQIPAPEETTDITPIRPRVRATGSYRLVMEEASPEFLLDQVHSDIQYPHEIEAFRIFRQIQIYEQQGRTRQCHVLYRKLGRFYQKQANNFVKKDDLELVANCYTRARFAYTVAEKQRLARKNAKKGGIYYTRLARQFELQRSWEEAGKSYILAAYNHGYANLPSLVEECHRMATVCYFNAAESAHLNDDLQTAYDYYTLILAVGEKMSTPTKMVSEAQKLMSEIPVES, encoded by the coding sequence ATGCAAATTGATCAACTCATCTTAGGTAAATATAGATTGCTTGAGTTTCTCAATTCAGGGGGATTCTCTTCGGTTTTTCGCGCCCGCGAAGAAATGACAAATCGAGAGGTTGCAATTAAAGCCTTAGCAAAAACTGCCTACCCTGCCAGCAGAATGAAATTTTTGCTGACTGAATTTCAAGCGATGTCGAAAATTTGGGGGCATCCAAATATTGTCTCAATTCATACCGTTGAACCCGGCGAAGATGACTATGTCGCGTGGATAGTGATGGAGTATGTTGAAGGTAAAAGCCTTCACGATCTCATGCAAGAGGGTGCCCTCAGTCTAACAGATACTCTCAATATCGGCTTAGATATTTGTCGAGGGCTAAAAGCAGCGCATGCACACAAAATTATGCATCGCGATATCAAACCGCAGAATATTTTACTCACAACCGGGAAAGAGGCAAAAGTCGCCGACTTTAGTATCGCTCGCATATTTGGCGAAACCACCGAATTCGCTGAGACCATGGCTGGCACCCGACGCTACATGGCACCCGAACAACACTACGGAGCTTACGACTATCGCGCGGATCTTTATTCCACAGCACTCATCTTGTATCAAGCCGTAACCGGACGATTCCCTTTTTCAGGTGAGAACAAGGAGATTGATAAGAAGAAAGCCGCCGGAGAAATAGAAGAAATCCATAGATGTCCCGAAGTACTCCGCAATTTCTTACAAAAAGCACTTCACCGACAACTCTCAGAACGCCATCAGAGTGCCGATGAGATGTACGAAGAACTGGATCGGATTCGCCAAGATGAGTATGTTAAACAAGCATCCCAACTTATTGATGCGAGCGTTAATTCCAATAATCCGAGATTAGCGGAAGCACTTGAGCGATACCGTAAGACGTTTCGCCTCTCGCTCGCAGATGCTGAACGGATGAATCAAAACCTCTTTTTTCAGCGACGGCAGAATGAGGAAAATGGTAAACGCGAGAAGATCGCAACCCAAGTTCAAAGACACTATACGCTCGCCACACGTTACATCGAAAGCCAAGACTTTCGAAGCGTCCTTTCAGAACTCCACAAAGCAAGTCGTCTCTGCATTGACGAACAGGATTTAACCGAAACTATAGACGATGTGTTTGACGAGCTCAGTGCCGCGAACATGGTCTTCCCATCAAGCCCGACTGTTGAGGAAATTGTTGTACTCATTCAGAAATTACCAGAGAATGAAAATGCTGTCCTTCGTACATGGTTTGAGCATCAAATACCGGCACCGGAAGAAACAACAGATATAACGCCCATACGCCCTCGTGTTAGAGCAACCGGCAGTTATCGACTCGTGATGGAGGAAGCTTCACCGGAATTCCTACTCGATCAGGTTCACAGCGATATCCAATACCCACACGAGATAGAAGCATTTCGTATCTTCCGGCAGATCCAAATCTATGAACAACAGGGGCGAACCCGGCAGTGCCACGTGCTTTATAGGAAACTCGGTAGATTCTATCAAAAACAGGCGAACAACTTTGTCAAGAAAGACGATTTAGAACTCGTTGCCAACTGTTATACGCGCGCTCGTTTTGCTTACACGGTCGCAGAGAAGCAGCGTCTCGCCAGAAAAAATGCCAAAAAAGGTGGGATTTATTACACGCGCTTGGCACGTCAATTTGAACTACAGCGTTCATGGGAAGAAGCAGGGAAATCTTATATTCTTGCTGCTTACAATCATGGCTACGCGAATTTGCCGTCACTCGTTGAAGAATGCCATCGTATGGCAACCGTCTGTTATTTTAACGCTGCTGAAAGTGCGCATCTCAATGATGATTTACAAACCGCTTATGACTATTACACGTTAATCTTAGCAGTCGGTGAAAAAATGTCTACACCGACAAAAATGGTAAGCGAAGCACAGAAATTGATGTCGGAAATCCCGGTCGAAAGTTAA
- the iolC gene encoding 5-dehydro-2-deoxygluconokinase, whose amino-acid sequence METYDILTIGRSSLDLYANDIGAAFPDIKSFGAFVGGCPTNISVGVQRLGLQAALLTAVGEDPVGEFLLKFLKDEGVEIRFIPHKPGCRTSAVVLGIEPPDRFPLIYYRDNCADIELTIDDVLAAPIAESRAVLISGTGLSKEPSRSATLYAVEQAQALGKHVFLDLDFRADQWHDPRAFGVVMRSALRYIDIAIGTEEEIKAATLTSLSQLTIEHSQISNPTIEGDMTLAMETLLSAGPDALIVKRGIEGADVHLANGEIVHAEPFPVEVYNTLGAGDAFASGFLYGHLSGWGWEKSARLGNATGAIVVTRHGCANFMPTMPEVDEFVAERGGW is encoded by the coding sequence ATGGAAACTTACGATATTCTCACAATCGGACGAAGTTCTTTAGACCTATACGCGAATGACATCGGTGCCGCGTTTCCAGATATTAAAAGTTTTGGTGCCTTTGTTGGTGGATGTCCTACGAATATCAGCGTTGGTGTTCAGCGGCTTGGGCTTCAAGCTGCACTCCTCACCGCTGTCGGTGAAGATCCCGTTGGGGAGTTCCTACTCAAATTTTTGAAAGATGAGGGCGTTGAAATCCGGTTTATTCCACACAAACCCGGGTGCCGAACAAGTGCAGTCGTTCTCGGTATTGAACCGCCAGATCGGTTCCCGCTCATCTATTACCGCGATAACTGTGCGGATATTGAGCTCACTATTGACGATGTTCTCGCTGCGCCGATCGCTGAAAGTCGAGCCGTGCTAATATCTGGAACTGGCTTGAGTAAAGAACCGAGTCGCAGCGCGACGCTCTACGCTGTAGAACAAGCACAAGCACTCGGCAAACACGTCTTTTTGGATCTTGATTTCCGTGCGGATCAGTGGCATGATCCAAGAGCATTCGGTGTTGTCATGCGATCAGCTTTACGTTATATTGATATTGCAATCGGGACAGAGGAAGAGATCAAAGCGGCAACGCTTACGAGTCTTTCACAACTCACAATTGAACACTCTCAAATCTCGAATCCTACGATTGAAGGGGATATGACACTTGCTATGGAGACGCTTTTAAGTGCCGGTCCAGATGCGCTAATAGTGAAACGTGGGATTGAAGGTGCGGATGTTCATTTAGCGAACGGAGAAATCGTTCACGCTGAACCCTTTCCTGTCGAAGTTTACAATACGCTCGGTGCCGGTGATGCTTTCGCGAGCGGATTTCTTTACGGTCATCTCAGTGGTTGGGGTTGGGAAAAATCTGCCCGTCTCGGCAACGCTACAGGTGCGATTGTCGTAACACGGCACGGTTGTGCGAACTTTATGCCGACAATGCCCGAAGTTGATGAATTTGTCGCGGAACGCGGCGGATGGTAA
- the iolD gene encoding 3D-(3,5/4)-trihydroxycyclohexane-1,2-dione acylhydrolase (decyclizing) — translation MKTQKLTMGQAIVQFLRQQYVERDGNETQFFAGMFGIFGHGNVAGIGQALHQYSDSFRFYQTRNEQSMVHTAAAFTKMNNRLRTFACTSSIGPGATNMITGAAGATINRLPVLLLPGDIFSTRLVAPVLQQLESSSSQDYSVNDCFKPISRYWDRINRPEQIITALPEAMRVLTSQADTGTVTLALPQDVQAEAYDYPAQLFEKRVYTISRPRADVSLLNRAAAWIRESKSPLIIAGGGVIYGEVTAELAQFAKQTGIPVGETFAGKGSLPYNHSQNLGAIGATGTPGANITAREADLVIAIGTRLSDFTTASKTAFQNPNVRFININVAEFDAFKHAALPLVADARVTLNELAAAVGNYHIDATYAEQIKNYRDEWEEEVDRLYHLGHSPLPSQSEVIGVVNEFSRPEDVMVCAAGSLPGDLHKLWRTRNPKQYHLEYGYSCMGYEIAGGLGIKMADPNRDVYVMVGDGSYLMLAQEIITSIQEGFKLIIVLVNNEGHSSIGGLSRATGAQGFATRFRYRDEKTGELEGNFLPVDLAANAASLGAKVIEATTLQSLKAALHEAREAEHTTVVKIDVDYYQGVPRYESWWDVPIAQVSEVDTAQEAYEEYELDKRKERYFL, via the coding sequence ATGAAAACACAAAAACTCACGATGGGACAAGCCATCGTTCAATTTCTTCGACAACAATATGTTGAACGAGATGGGAACGAAACCCAATTTTTTGCCGGTATGTTCGGGATCTTCGGCCATGGAAACGTTGCGGGTATCGGGCAAGCGTTGCATCAGTATTCCGATTCCTTCCGTTTCTACCAGACTCGGAACGAACAATCGATGGTACACACCGCCGCTGCATTTACGAAAATGAACAATCGCCTGCGAACCTTTGCCTGCACCTCATCCATTGGACCTGGGGCAACAAACATGATTACAGGTGCTGCAGGTGCAACGATTAACCGACTGCCGGTCCTCTTACTACCGGGGGATATCTTTTCCACACGCTTAGTTGCCCCAGTGTTACAGCAGCTTGAGTCTTCCAGTTCACAGGATTATTCAGTAAACGATTGTTTCAAGCCGATTTCACGGTATTGGGATCGGATTAATCGCCCAGAACAGATAATTACTGCCTTGCCAGAGGCAATGCGAGTGCTGACATCGCAGGCTGATACCGGAACAGTAACCTTAGCACTTCCACAAGACGTTCAGGCTGAAGCGTATGATTATCCCGCACAACTTTTTGAGAAACGCGTTTATACCATCTCTCGACCTCGCGCTGATGTAAGCCTACTGAATCGGGCAGCGGCGTGGATCCGCGAGAGTAAATCTCCTTTGATTATCGCTGGTGGTGGTGTTATCTACGGTGAAGTTACAGCAGAACTCGCACAATTCGCAAAGCAAACCGGTATTCCTGTCGGTGAAACCTTCGCCGGAAAAGGTTCACTGCCCTATAACCATTCACAGAATCTTGGCGCAATCGGCGCGACGGGAACGCCAGGGGCGAATATCACTGCCCGAGAGGCAGATTTGGTGATTGCAATTGGCACGCGCTTGAGCGATTTCACGACTGCTTCTAAGACTGCTTTCCAAAACCCCAACGTCCGTTTCATCAATATTAATGTTGCGGAATTCGATGCCTTTAAACATGCCGCTTTACCGCTTGTCGCAGACGCTCGCGTCACACTTAATGAACTCGCTGCCGCCGTAGGGAACTATCACATTGATGCTACCTACGCCGAGCAAATCAAGAACTATCGCGACGAATGGGAAGAAGAAGTGGATCGGCTTTACCATCTTGGTCACAGTCCTTTGCCGAGTCAAAGTGAGGTCATCGGTGTGGTTAACGAATTTTCACGTCCAGAAGATGTAATGGTCTGCGCGGCAGGGAGCCTTCCGGGAGATTTGCACAAGTTATGGCGAACCCGTAATCCGAAACAGTACCACTTAGAGTACGGATACTCGTGTATGGGCTACGAAATCGCTGGCGGATTGGGCATCAAAATGGCAGATCCGAACCGAGATGTCTACGTCATGGTAGGTGATGGTTCATACTTAATGCTCGCACAAGAAATCATCACATCAATTCAGGAAGGTTTTAAACTCATTATCGTGCTTGTGAATAACGAGGGACATAGTAGCATCGGTGGATTGTCGCGGGCAACTGGTGCACAAGGCTTCGCTACCCGCTTCCGCTACCGGGATGAAAAGACTGGTGAACTTGAAGGGAACTTTTTACCGGTAGATCTCGCCGCGAATGCCGCCAGTCTTGGTGCCAAGGTAATTGAAGCGACAACCTTGCAAAGCCTGAAAGCCGCACTCCATGAGGCACGCGAAGCTGAGCATACAACCGTTGTGAAGATTGATGTAGATTACTACCAAGGGGTTCCACGCTACGAATCGTGGTGGGATGTTCCTATCGCGCAAGTCTCCGAAGTAGACACGGCGCAAGAGGCGTATGAAGAATACGAATTAGATAAGCGAAAGGAACGCTACTTCCTTTAG
- the rlmB gene encoding 23S rRNA (guanosine(2251)-2'-O)-methyltransferase RlmB, giving the protein MSEYIVGRNPVIEHLQRGTQAVEKIWIAERNTHSRIRHIVTMAEKAGIPIKRCTRRELDRLEPSVPHQGVIAFVIPGRYDDLSSILEKIERSEHNALLIILDNIQDPRNLGAVLRTADAVNADAVIIPKNRAVGVTAAVHKASAGASTYMPIVKVTNIAHTIDTLKNRGIWVAGAAESASCLYTEADFKVPLCLVLGSEGKGLRRLVKQKCDYLVNLPMLGKIDSLNVSVAAGVLLYEVIRQRDVK; this is encoded by the coding sequence ATGTCGGAATATATTGTTGGCAGGAACCCAGTTATAGAACATCTACAGCGCGGGACTCAAGCCGTAGAAAAAATCTGGATTGCTGAACGGAATACCCACTCGCGCATCCGACATATCGTCACAATGGCAGAAAAGGCGGGTATCCCTATAAAGCGCTGTACACGACGCGAACTCGATCGGCTTGAGCCATCTGTACCACACCAAGGTGTTATCGCCTTTGTGATTCCAGGGCGTTACGATGATCTGTCATCAATACTCGAAAAAATAGAACGCAGTGAACACAACGCGCTCTTAATTATATTGGATAACATTCAAGATCCAAGAAACCTTGGGGCGGTTCTCCGGACGGCTGACGCCGTGAATGCTGATGCTGTTATCATTCCAAAAAATCGTGCTGTCGGTGTCACAGCAGCTGTACACAAAGCATCGGCAGGTGCGTCCACATATATGCCTATCGTCAAAGTGACGAACATTGCCCATACCATAGACACCCTTAAAAACAGAGGGATATGGGTTGCCGGTGCCGCCGAGAGCGCATCTTGTCTATACACAGAAGCTGACTTTAAAGTGCCATTGTGTCTTGTTTTGGGGAGTGAAGGTAAAGGCCTCCGGCGGCTTGTCAAGCAAAAATGTGATTATCTCGTTAACTTGCCGATGTTAGGAAAGATTGACTCTCTCAACGTTTCAGTTGCAGCCGGTGTGCTGTTATATGAAGTAATTCGGCAACGCGACGTGAAATAA
- a CDS encoding JAB domain-containing protein, which yields MYEANPIRIKDLPEDERPRERLRKHGPEALRDSDLLAIILRNGFQGTTAIQLGEQILMAFEGDLKRMADHKSKQFEKIKGVGEAKAAQIVAALELGKRLARFHADRDKITSPADVADLMMSKMRYLQKEIVCVLCLDTKGGVTTKGITGELSDDLSWGKRLLSEGTVFEGTLNASVFHPREIFRFAIEESANSIILVHNHPSGDPQPSQEDIRATKQVIEAGNQIGIKVLDHIIIGDGIFVSLKEENFI from the coding sequence ATGTACGAAGCGAACCCTATACGCATTAAGGACCTCCCGGAGGATGAACGTCCCCGTGAAAGACTCCGGAAACATGGACCAGAGGCACTGAGAGATTCTGACCTCCTGGCTATTATTCTCAGAAATGGTTTCCAAGGAACGACCGCTATTCAGCTTGGTGAACAGATTCTTATGGCGTTTGAAGGTGATTTGAAGCGGATGGCTGACCATAAGTCTAAACAATTTGAGAAGATTAAAGGCGTCGGTGAGGCAAAAGCCGCGCAGATCGTCGCGGCACTTGAACTCGGAAAACGATTGGCACGTTTCCACGCCGACCGCGATAAAATTACATCTCCGGCTGATGTTGCTGATCTGATGATGTCTAAAATGCGGTACCTACAGAAGGAGATCGTTTGTGTCTTGTGCCTTGACACCAAGGGGGGTGTGACAACCAAAGGCATCACTGGTGAACTGAGTGACGATTTGAGTTGGGGAAAAAGATTATTGTCAGAAGGAACAGTCTTTGAAGGCACGCTCAACGCCAGTGTTTTTCACCCTCGCGAAATTTTCCGATTCGCTATTGAGGAGTCAGCGAATTCAATTATCCTCGTTCACAATCATCCATCTGGAGATCCACAGCCGAGTCAAGAGGACATTCGGGCAACAAAACAAGTGATTGAGGCTGGAAATCAAATTGGGATAAAAGTGTTGGATCACATTATTATCGGCGATGGGATTTTTGTTAGCCTGAAGGAAGAAAACTTCATTTGA
- a CDS encoding STAS domain-containing protein translates to MATTIRQKDGVAILEPSGKIMGASVSELREAITSQIDASDAPRILINFDRVNMMDSSGLGTLMGAHVAATRKKGRIGVINVGTNIKNLIVRSRLVSIFEHFETEDAAVSALSSES, encoded by the coding sequence ATGGCAACCACGATTCGCCAGAAAGATGGTGTTGCAATCTTAGAACCGAGTGGAAAAATAATGGGTGCCTCAGTATCGGAATTACGAGAGGCAATCACCTCGCAGATTGATGCCTCCGATGCGCCACGCATTCTCATTAATTTCGATCGGGTCAACATGATGGATAGTTCAGGTCTTGGCACGCTGATGGGGGCACATGTCGCCGCAACGCGAAAGAAAGGGCGTATTGGTGTCATCAACGTCGGAACAAACATAAAAAATCTTATTGTCCGTAGTCGGCTCGTCAGCATCTTTGAACATTTCGAGACCGAGGACGCTGCAGTTTCGGCACTGTCAAGCGAGAGTTAA
- a CDS encoding STAS domain-containing protein produces the protein MAITVSEKEGVIIFRLSGRIIAPGVTEVSETVEEALAVHSSPPRLVFDFKEVTGMDSSGLGVLMKVYSDIHPRGGEIAVINVNKHVKNLIVMARLITVFKNFESEEDAVAALLQQAE, from the coding sequence ATGGCAATCACCGTGTCTGAGAAAGAAGGTGTCATTATTTTCAGACTGAGCGGCAGAATTATCGCCCCGGGGGTTACAGAAGTATCGGAAACCGTGGAGGAGGCACTCGCAGTGCACTCCTCACCTCCGAGACTCGTGTTTGACTTCAAAGAAGTAACGGGAATGGACAGTTCTGGGCTTGGTGTCCTCATGAAAGTCTATTCCGATATCCACCCCCGCGGCGGGGAAATAGCAGTGATTAATGTCAACAAACATGTCAAGAATCTTATTGTCATGGCGCGCTTAATCACTGTCTTTAAAAACTTTGAGAGCGAAGAAGATGCTGTTGCTGCCTTGCTGCAGCAAGCCGAGTGA
- a CDS encoding universal stress protein, producing the protein MIKNILVAIGDTDYEKNAFEYAGQLAVLLGTHLSCVFFQDSQHGGNADVAETVIRRTETECSLYDFLDYHIEAVAGNPRQMICEKAHSADLVVVGLPEDVRKRRLKLIQNQIDDVLLHITRPIIVVHEQCTLLRKILAVHHGDTYSDHALGLVAEIGELTKAGILGLALSSTQQEATQIKQQMEAYLKYYDVQADFLTARGFTVTNILENAEENDCDLIALSASHHGRLYELVFQSTTQSVVKVANRAVLVTT; encoded by the coding sequence ATGATAAAAAATATCCTCGTTGCCATCGGTGATACGGATTACGAGAAAAATGCATTTGAGTACGCCGGACAACTCGCAGTCCTTTTAGGAACGCATTTATCGTGTGTTTTCTTTCAGGACAGCCAGCATGGTGGGAACGCTGATGTCGCAGAGACCGTCATACGTCGAACCGAGACGGAGTGCTCGCTTTACGATTTCTTGGATTACCACATTGAAGCTGTCGCTGGCAACCCGCGACAGATGATCTGCGAAAAAGCACATTCCGCGGACCTTGTTGTTGTCGGGCTTCCTGAAGATGTAAGAAAGCGTCGCCTGAAACTTATCCAAAACCAAATCGACGACGTGCTGCTCCACATCACGAGACCTATTATTGTGGTGCACGAACAATGCACACTCTTGCGGAAAATACTTGCTGTCCACCATGGAGATACCTATTCTGATCATGCCTTAGGGCTTGTCGCCGAAATCGGGGAGTTAACAAAAGCCGGAATATTGGGACTCGCCCTTTCAAGCACACAACAGGAGGCAACCCAGATTAAGCAGCAGATGGAGGCATATTTGAAATATTATGACGTTCAAGCCGACTTTCTCACGGCTCGTGGCTTTACGGTAACAAACATCTTGGAAAACGCAGAGGAAAATGATTGCGACCTCATTGCACTCAGCGCGAGTCATCATGGAAGATTGTACGAGCTTGTTTTCCAAAGTACTACGCAAAGTGTTGTAAAAGTCGCAAACCGGGCAGTTCTCGTAACAACATAA